A genomic window from Sulfurospirillum multivorans DSM 12446 includes:
- a CDS encoding LysE family translocator — protein sequence MGEYSFLLAIATVFILGTMSPGPSFILIAKTAVSKSRKEGFGVAIGLGMGAVVFSLLAIFGLYAILKTVPFLYGALKIVGGMYLVYLAYKMWKYADTPLETKLSLEQKPKSFFKAILFGFATQMSNPKTAIIIGSIFAALLPQEIPPFGTLFVCLIAFIIDVSWYSCVVGLLSMQKAQKVYLRSKKYIDRIAGSVLGALGLKLALDRA from the coding sequence ATGGGTGAATACTCTTTTCTTTTAGCGATCGCAACGGTGTTTATATTGGGGACGATGAGTCCGGGACCTAGTTTTATCTTAATCGCCAAAACGGCTGTTTCAAAGTCTCGCAAAGAGGGGTTTGGTGTGGCGATTGGTTTAGGAATGGGGGCTGTTGTCTTTTCGCTTTTAGCCATCTTTGGGCTCTATGCTATTTTGAAAACGGTACCTTTTTTGTATGGCGCTTTAAAAATCGTAGGAGGCATGTACCTTGTCTATTTAGCCTATAAAATGTGGAAATATGCCGATACACCTTTAGAGACCAAGCTCAGTTTGGAGCAAAAACCAAAGAGTTTTTTCAAAGCCATTTTATTTGGGTTTGCAACACAGATGAGCAACCCCAAAACCGCCATCATCATCGGAAGTATTTTTGCCGCTTTGCTTCCCCAAGAGATACCTCCTTTTGGAACGCTTTTTGTCTGTCTCATCGCGTTTATCATCGATGTTTCATGGTACTCGTGCGTTGTAGGACTTTTATCAATGCAAAAAGCACAAAAGGTTTATTTGCGTTCTAAAAAGTACATCGACAGAATTGCAGGAAGTGTACTAGGCGCTTTAGGTCTTAAGTTAGCGTTGGATAGGGCGTAG
- a CDS encoding DEAD/DEAH box helicase, with the protein MENNTPATPSTVTFESFGLHADILKAVVDAGFTEPSPVQAESIPLVLAGNDIVAQAQTGTGKTAAFGLSTMSMLDPHLNKVQLLVITPTRELATQVSDELYSLGRFRGVKTVTIYGGSSYSRQIGLIEKGASVIVATPGRMLDLLKNGRLPGFSPKMVVLDEADEMLDMGFLEDIEEIFTYLPKERQTLLFSATMPDPIKRLASKILNDPKFVSVTPKDHTTNEDIEQLYYVINEYERDDAMIRLLDALEPEKSIVFCRTKKEVDRLSTQLMAVGHAAKGLHGDMEQNQRESVIKAFRSSQIEILVATDVAARGLNVADISHVFNYHMPFDPESYVHRIGRTGRAGKKGTAITLVTPIEFHSMQRIGKKVGSKIEHRIVPSLRDVKENKLIKIAEDIKNAELNENAVKLLAILEEEMDMSQIALKLLSNLLKENTPIGPDKIGLDKKTLESVVKNIEERDGGRGGRSGGYRGNSGGGYRGNSGGSRDGGGYRGNSGGSREGGGYRGTSSTGSRDGGGYKGSNPRSDSGSRDAARPPRGDGVPRSDSRGESRNPFAKEGSSSAPREGGGYKGTRDSSDSRPPRAPRADRPAAPRSDAGRAPKAAPRNAYKKD; encoded by the coding sequence ATGGAAAACAACACACCCGCAACACCCTCTACCGTCACATTTGAGTCATTTGGCTTACACGCAGACATCCTTAAAGCCGTCGTAGATGCTGGCTTTACAGAGCCAAGTCCCGTCCAAGCAGAATCAATCCCGTTAGTCTTAGCAGGTAACGACATCGTTGCACAAGCACAAACAGGTACAGGTAAAACAGCTGCATTTGGTCTTTCTACTATGAGTATGCTTGACCCACATCTTAATAAAGTTCAACTTTTAGTCATCACACCAACACGTGAGCTTGCAACACAAGTCAGCGATGAGCTTTACTCACTCGGACGTTTTCGTGGTGTTAAAACCGTAACGATTTACGGTGGTAGCTCTTACTCACGTCAAATTGGTTTGATCGAAAAAGGTGCAAGCGTTATCGTAGCAACTCCAGGTCGTATGTTAGACCTTCTCAAAAACGGTAGACTCCCAGGCTTTTCACCTAAAATGGTTGTTTTGGATGAAGCGGATGAGATGCTTGATATGGGCTTCTTAGAGGACATCGAAGAGATCTTTACCTACCTTCCAAAAGAGCGTCAAACACTACTTTTTTCTGCAACAATGCCTGATCCTATCAAACGTCTTGCGAGCAAAATTTTAAATGACCCAAAATTTGTCAGTGTCACACCAAAAGATCACACAACCAACGAAGATATCGAACAACTTTACTACGTCATTAACGAGTACGAGAGAGACGATGCGATGATTCGTCTTTTAGATGCTCTTGAGCCTGAGAAATCCATCGTCTTCTGCCGTACTAAAAAAGAGGTTGATAGACTTTCTACTCAATTGATGGCAGTCGGACACGCGGCAAAAGGTTTGCATGGCGATATGGAGCAAAATCAACGTGAGAGCGTTATTAAAGCATTCCGTAGTTCACAAATCGAAATCCTTGTAGCAACCGATGTTGCGGCGCGTGGTCTTAACGTTGCTGACATCAGCCACGTATTTAACTACCATATGCCATTTGATCCAGAGAGTTATGTTCACCGTATCGGTAGAACCGGACGTGCAGGTAAAAAAGGTACAGCGATTACATTGGTAACGCCTATTGAGTTTCACTCAATGCAGAGAATTGGTAAAAAAGTAGGCTCTAAAATCGAGCACAGAATTGTTCCAAGTTTACGAGACGTCAAAGAGAACAAACTGATCAAAATTGCAGAAGATATTAAAAATGCAGAACTCAATGAAAATGCTGTCAAACTTCTTGCTATTTTGGAAGAAGAGATGGATATGTCGCAAATCGCGCTTAAACTTCTCTCAAACCTTCTCAAAGAGAACACACCAATAGGTCCAGATAAAATCGGTCTAGATAAAAAGACCTTAGAGTCTGTGGTTAAAAACATCGAAGAGCGTGATGGTGGTCGTGGCGGCAGAAGTGGCGGTTACAGAGGAAACTCTGGCGGTGGCTACAGAGGCAATTCAGGCGGATCACGTGATGGTGGCGGCTATAGAGGAAACTCTGGCGGATCACGCGAAGGTGGCGGTTACAGAGGCACATCATCCACAGGTTCACGTGATGGTGGTGGATACAAAGGTTCAAACCCACGTAGTGATAGCGGAAGCAGAGATGCAGCTCGTCCTCCAAGAGGCGATGGCGTTCCTAGAAGTGATAGCAGAGGCGAGAGCCGTAACCCATTTGCAAAAGAGGGAAGCAGTTCAGCTCCACGCGAAGGCGGCGGATACAAAGGCACACGTGATAGCAGCGATAGCAGACCACCACGCGCGCCAAGAGCCGATAGACCAGCCGCACCACGCAGTGACGCAGGTCGCGCTCCAAAAGCCGCTCCTCGTAACGCTTACAAAAAAGACTAA